The Anas platyrhynchos isolate ZD024472 breed Pekin duck chromosome Z, IASCAAS_PekinDuck_T2T, whole genome shotgun sequence genome includes a window with the following:
- the MED18 gene encoding mediator of RNA polymerase II transcription subunit 18 — MEAPPVTMMPVTGGTINMMEYLLQGSVLDQSLESLLHRLRGLCDNMEPETFLDHEMVFLLKGQQASPFVLRARRSIDKSGMPWHLRYLGQPEIGDKNRHALVRNCVDIATSDNLTDFLVEMGFRMDHEFVAKGHVFRKGIMKIVVYKIFRILMPGNTDNIEPLSLSYLVELNVVAPAGQDVVSDDMRNFAEQLKPLVHLEKIDPKRLM, encoded by the exons ATGGAGGCGCCCCCCGTTACCATGATGCCCGTGACGGGCGGCACCATCAACATGATGGAGTACCTGCTGCAGG GCAGCGTCCTGGACCAGAGCCTGGAGAGCCTGCTGCACCGCCTGCGCGGCTTGTGCGACAACATGGAGCCCGAGACCTTCCTGGACCACGAGATGGTGTTCCTGCTGAAGGGGCAGCAGGCCAGCCCCTTCGTGCTGCGGGCGCGGCGCTCCATCGACAAGAGTGGCATGCCCTGGCACCTGCGCTACCTGGGCCAGCCAGAGATCGGGGACAAGAACCGGCACGCGCTGGTGCGCAACTGCGTGGACATCGCCACGTCGGACAACCTGACGGACTTCCTGGTGGAGATGGGCTTCCGCATGGACCACGAGTTCGTGGCCAAGGGGCACGTCTTCCGCAAGGGCATCATGAAGATCGTGGTCTACAAGATCTTCCGCATCTTGATGCCGGGCAACACGGATAACATTGAGCCGCTCTCCCTCTCCTACCTTGTGGAGCTTAACGTGGTGGCTCCAGCCGGACAGGATGTGGTCTCCGATGACATGAGGAACTTTGCAGAGCAGCTAAAGCCTTTGGTGCACCTGGAGAAAATTGACCCTAAAAGGTTAATGTGA